The DNA sequence GAATACAATAAAGAATCCGACCCGAACACCCAAACTATCAGGGCCGCCCTGAATCTTTCAAAACATATTTTGCGCGACCATCCCGAGGCATTGAGAGAACAACTTCAAGCCAGGTTGTTGAACCGATCGGAGCCCGTTTTTAAACCATTTCAGAGTCTACCGCACGATCAAGTTCAGCTCCGTTCCGAATGGCCCACTTTCAATCAACCCGATGGCCCTTTAATGTGGACTCTTGCAGGACACCAGAGATCAATCAATTGTGTGGCGATAACGCCTGATGGGAAACAAGCCATTTCGGGTGCAGATGACGATACGTTGAAAGTATGGGATCTCAAGAATGGTGAGCTGGTCCGAACTCTCAAAGGACATTCCAGCTGGACTAATTGTGTCGCGATTATCTCAGATGGAAAACAGATTATTTCAGGCTCAGACGATGAAACGCTGAAGGTGTGGGATCTCGCTACTGGAAAGCTACTCAAAACCTTTGAAGGACATACTGGTGCAGTGAATGCCGTGGCAGTGACTCCAGATGGAAAGCAAGCTGTTTCCGCATCAAACGATAGAACATTAAAAGTATGGGATATTCAAAGTGGAGAACTGCTCCGAACACTTAAAGGACATTCAAGTCTGGTGAATTTTATAAAAATAACGCCAAATGGTAAACAGGCCATTTCTGGTTCGTTTGATGAAACAATAAAAGTGTGGGACCTCAACAGTGGAAAAGAACTCCGCACAATCAATATTCTCAGTTTTCGCGTAGCGGTGACATCAGATGGAAGCCTGGCTGTTTCCAGTCCACAGGAAAATACGCTGGAAGTGTGGGATCTCAAGAGCGGAAAGCTACTTAAAACACTTGAGGGACATACGGGGCCGGTCAGTTGTTTGACAGTGACTCCAGATGGGAACCGAGTTATTTCAGGTTCGCTGGACACAACGTTGCAAGTATGGGATCTAAACAGTGGAAAGCAACTCCAGACACTTGAAGGACATGCGCATCATATTAAGTGTCTGGTGGTGACACCAGATGGTAACCAGGTAGTTTCAGGTTCAACCGATGATACGCTGAAGGTGTGGAATCTGACAAAAGGAAAGATGCCCTGGACACCAAACGGCCATTCTAAGGTTGTGAATTGTCTCGCCATCACTCCTGATAGCAGTCAGTTTATTTCAGGTTCAGGGGATACAACATTAAAAGTGTGGGATCTAAGTGACGGAGAACTTCTCCAAACTCTTATAGGCCATGAACAAGAAGTTTTTTGCGTAGCGATTATGCCCGATGGAAAGCAAGCCATTTCCGGTGCATTTGATAAAACACTGAAATTCTGGGACTTATCCAACGGAACACTTCTACAAACTCTGAAAGGACATGCACACTCGGTAAGATGCGTAGCAATCACACCCAATGGGAAAAAAGCCGTCTCAGGTTCGATTGACAAAACGCTAAAAGTGTGGGATCTGGCAAATGGAGAGATGCTTCAGTCACTCGAAGGCCATAACGACTCTGTTCTTTGCGTAGCGATGATGCCCGATGGAAAGCAGGCCATTTCAGGTTCATGGGACACAAGCCTGAAAATCTGGGATCTGGCCAGCGGGAAATTATTCGGATCTCTCGAAGGGCATACTGGTGTGGTCAACTGTGTGGCTTTGACTCCAAACGGAAATCAGTGCATTTCTGGTTCATACGATAGTACGCTAAAAGTGTGGGACCTAGCCAGCAGGAAGCCACTTCAAACGCTCAAGGGGCATACTGAAGCGATCAATTGCGTGGCGATAATGCCCGACGGGAAGCATGCGATTTCCGGTTCGAATGATAAGTCGATAAAGATGTGGGACCTCACGAGCGGAAAGGCGATTGCAACATACTGGTTCGATGATATTGTGAATAGTATTTCGATCAGTCAAAGTGGCGATACTTTAATGGTTGGTGATCAATCTGGTCGAGTCCACAAGTTGAAAGTACTGATGTCTGCAAAGTACTGATGTCTGCAAAGTACTGATAAATAAGGGGGTAGGCCTGATCCTTGGAAATGGTCCTGCATGGCAACAAGATCCGGTTGCTCCGCGTGTGGTTTCCAGCACGATCTATCGGGGTAGCACAACCACCTACGGCAGCGGAACATCATCAAACACCAGTTCGCGGCGTTTTTTTGCATCGCCGAAGGTAAAACGCAGCACCACCGTTTCCGCAGGCTGGAACTTGCCGGACAGGGTGAAGGAGTAGACCTTGGACTGCTGCTCATTCAGATCCTGGGGCAATCCGACG is a window from the Gimesia benthica genome containing:
- a CDS encoding WD40 repeat domain-containing protein, translating into MAGFKHLSTANVADKFIGICLLFICGLLFSCGKVNHPVDPPEDTVSQEKLTGSENLDLKTPQSLPAENQSPKYDANQPEYLNPDWIEYQLNQVGIDRLIEEYNKESDPNTQTIRAALNLSKHILRDHPEALREQLQARLLNRSEPVFKPFQSLPHDQVQLRSEWPTFNQPDGPLMWTLAGHQRSINCVAITPDGKQAISGADDDTLKVWDLKNGELVRTLKGHSSWTNCVAIISDGKQIISGSDDETLKVWDLATGKLLKTFEGHTGAVNAVAVTPDGKQAVSASNDRTLKVWDIQSGELLRTLKGHSSLVNFIKITPNGKQAISGSFDETIKVWDLNSGKELRTINILSFRVAVTSDGSLAVSSPQENTLEVWDLKSGKLLKTLEGHTGPVSCLTVTPDGNRVISGSLDTTLQVWDLNSGKQLQTLEGHAHHIKCLVVTPDGNQVVSGSTDDTLKVWNLTKGKMPWTPNGHSKVVNCLAITPDSSQFISGSGDTTLKVWDLSDGELLQTLIGHEQEVFCVAIMPDGKQAISGAFDKTLKFWDLSNGTLLQTLKGHAHSVRCVAITPNGKKAVSGSIDKTLKVWDLANGEMLQSLEGHNDSVLCVAMMPDGKQAISGSWDTSLKIWDLASGKLFGSLEGHTGVVNCVALTPNGNQCISGSYDSTLKVWDLASRKPLQTLKGHTEAINCVAIMPDGKHAISGSNDKSIKMWDLTSGKAIATYWFDDIVNSISISQSGDTLMVGDQSGRVHKLKVLMSAKY